One window of the Klebsiella oxytoca genome contains the following:
- the metN gene encoding methionine ABC transporter ATP-binding protein MetN: MIKLSNITKVFQQGNRSIQALNDVSLHVPAGQIYGVIGASGAGKSTLIRCVNLLERPTQGSVQVDGQELTALSEKELTRARRQIGMIFQHFNLLASRTVFGNVALPLELDNTSKDEIKRRVTELLDLVGLGDKHDSYPANLSGGQKQRVAIARALASNPKVLLCDEATSALDPATTRSILELLKDINRRLGLTILLITHEMDVVKRICDCVAVISNGQLIEQDTVSEVFSHPKTPLAQQFIQSTLHLDIPDDYQARLKPEALPDSVPMLRMEFTGHSVDAPLLSETARRFNVNNNIISAQMDYAGGVKFGIMLTEMHGSQEDTQAAIAWLQEHHVKVEVLGYV; the protein is encoded by the coding sequence ATGATTAAACTTTCGAATATCACCAAAGTGTTCCAGCAGGGGAACCGCAGCATACAGGCGCTAAACGATGTCAGCCTGCATGTCCCTGCCGGGCAAATTTATGGCGTCATCGGCGCTTCCGGCGCGGGTAAGAGTACGTTAATCCGCTGCGTTAACCTGCTTGAACGTCCAACCCAGGGCAGCGTACAGGTTGATGGCCAGGAACTGACAGCGCTTTCAGAGAAAGAGCTGACCCGCGCGCGCCGCCAGATCGGCATGATCTTCCAGCACTTTAACCTGCTTGCCTCGCGCACCGTGTTCGGTAATGTGGCTTTGCCTCTGGAACTCGATAATACGTCTAAAGATGAAATCAAGCGTCGGGTGACCGAACTGCTGGATCTCGTCGGCCTGGGAGATAAACACGATAGCTATCCGGCAAATCTCTCTGGCGGCCAAAAACAGCGCGTAGCCATCGCCCGTGCGCTGGCGAGCAACCCAAAGGTCCTGCTATGCGACGAAGCCACCAGCGCCCTGGACCCGGCTACCACGCGTTCGATTCTGGAATTGCTCAAGGACATCAACCGTCGTCTGGGCCTGACGATTCTGCTTATTACCCATGAAATGGATGTCGTCAAACGCATCTGTGACTGCGTTGCCGTTATCAGCAATGGTCAGTTGATTGAACAGGACACGGTGAGCGAAGTCTTCTCTCATCCCAAGACCCCGCTGGCACAGCAGTTTATTCAATCAACGCTGCACCTTGATATCCCGGATGATTATCAGGCACGTCTGAAACCTGAAGCTCTTCCCGATAGCGTACCCATGCTGCGCATGGAGTTCACCGGCCACTCGGTTGATGCGCCGCTGCTTTCTGAGACTGCCCGTCGTTTTAATGTGAATAACAACATTATTAGCGCGCAGATGGATTACGCGGGCGGCGTGAAGTTCGGCATTATGCTGACCGAGATGCACGGTTCGCAGGAAGATACCCAGGCCGCCATCGCCTGGCTACAGGAACACCATGTAAAAGTAGAGGTACTGGGATATGTCTGA
- the metQ gene encoding methionine ABC transporter substrate-binding lipoprotein MetQ: MAFNFKTFAAVGALIGSLALVGCGQDEKDPNHIKVGVIVGAEQQVAEVAQKVAKDKYGLDVELVTFNDYVLPNEALSKGDIDVNAFQHKPYLDQQIKDRGYKLVSVGNSFVYPIAGYSKKIKSLDELQPGSQVAIPNDPTNLGRSLLLLQQVGLIKLKEGVGLLPTSLDIIENPKNLKIVELEAPQLPRSLDDAQIALAVINTTYASQIGLTPSKDGIFVEGKESPYVNLIVAREDNKDAENVKKFVQAYQSDEVYEAANKIFNGGAVKGW, translated from the coding sequence ATGGCCTTTAATTTCAAAACCTTTGCGGCAGTCGGCGCGTTAATCGGTTCTCTGGCTCTGGTGGGTTGCGGTCAGGACGAGAAAGACCCTAACCATATTAAAGTCGGCGTTATCGTCGGTGCGGAACAGCAGGTAGCTGAAGTCGCGCAGAAAGTAGCAAAAGACAAATACGGCCTCGATGTTGAACTGGTCACCTTCAACGACTACGTTCTGCCGAACGAAGCGCTGAGCAAAGGCGATATCGACGTTAACGCCTTCCAGCATAAACCGTATCTCGATCAGCAGATCAAAGACCGCGGCTACAAGCTGGTTTCCGTAGGTAACTCTTTTGTTTACCCCATTGCCGGCTATTCGAAAAAAATCAAATCGCTGGACGAGCTGCAGCCGGGTTCTCAGGTCGCTATTCCTAACGATCCAACCAACCTTGGCCGCTCTCTGCTGCTGCTGCAGCAGGTTGGCCTGATCAAACTGAAAGAAGGCGTTGGTCTGCTGCCAACCTCTCTGGATATTATTGAAAACCCGAAAAACCTGAAAATTGTTGAGCTGGAAGCCCCGCAGCTGCCGCGTTCTCTGGATGATGCGCAGATCGCTCTGGCGGTTATTAATACCACCTATGCCAGCCAGATTGGCTTAACGCCTTCAAAAGATGGTATTTTTGTTGAAGGTAAAGAGTCTCCGTACGTCAACCTGATTGTCGCTCGTGAAGACAACAAAGATGCGGAAAATGTTAAGAAATTTGTTCAGGCTTACCAGAGTGACGAAGTTTACGAAGCGGCCAACAAAATCTTTAACGGCGGCGCGGTTAAAGGCTGGTAA
- a CDS encoding methionine ABC transporter permease MetI gives MSEPMIWLLVRGVWETLAMTFVSGFFGFVLGLPVGVLLYVTRPGQIVANAKLYRTLSAVVNIFRSIPFIILLVWMIPFTRVIVGTSIGLQAAIVPLTVGAAPFIARMVENALLEIPTGLIEASRAMGATPMQIVRKVLLPEALPGLVNAATITLITLVGYSAMGGAVGAGGLGQIGYQYGYIGYNATVMNTVLVLLVILVYLIQFSGDRIVRAVTHK, from the coding sequence ATGTCTGAACCAATGATCTGGCTGCTGGTTCGCGGCGTATGGGAAACGCTGGCCATGACGTTTGTCTCCGGCTTCTTCGGTTTTGTTCTCGGCCTGCCTGTGGGCGTACTGCTGTACGTTACCCGACCGGGGCAAATTGTCGCTAACGCCAAACTCTACCGCACGCTTTCGGCAGTGGTGAACATTTTCCGCTCGATTCCTTTTATCATCCTGCTGGTGTGGATGATCCCTTTCACTCGCGTGATTGTAGGAACCTCAATCGGCCTGCAGGCGGCCATTGTTCCGCTGACGGTCGGCGCTGCGCCATTTATCGCCCGTATGGTTGAAAACGCCCTGCTGGAGATCCCTACCGGGCTTATCGAAGCATCCCGCGCCATGGGAGCAACGCCGATGCAGATCGTCCGTAAGGTTCTGCTGCCGGAAGCGCTGCCGGGTCTGGTGAATGCGGCAACCATTACCCTTATCACGCTGGTTGGCTATTCCGCGATGGGCGGCGCCGTTGGTGCCGGCGGTCTGGGACAGATTGGCTATCAGTACGGCTATATCGGCTACAATGCAACGGTGATGAATACCGTACTGGTATTACTGGTTATTCTGGTTTATTTAATTCAATTCTCTGGCGATCGTATCGTCCGGGCTGTAACTCACAAATAA